The Zygotorulaspora mrakii chromosome 3, complete sequence genome includes a region encoding these proteins:
- a CDS encoding agmatinase, translating into MRLSYLWTALTCSAIAEGRYAGHEESFWVNKEDDLRLNDVGKNSVAPFIDQLFGELLKPRLDCNSEDFVSVSSQIDVMEDEDPDFKAQCGFFNENPVVLPLDTYMKDLFFFSGIVTFAHLPAVKCFAEDELNADIVIVGAPFDTATTYRPGARFGPNGIRQGSRRIGSGISPVRGFPGSKLRLLNPYNSSYKIADCGDIPMTPFDNRVALNQLYRGQRKIHNHPSLKEPEKPPRIITLGGDHTITLMALRSAYEKFGPLAVVHFDSHIDSWSPDVLGGGVSKRARLNHGTFLHYAHEKGYLANNSAIHVGIRGPYIDSHDDLHDRECGFEKIVSRDIDIIGIRGVVDQIKKRIGDLPVYITFDIDVLDIASAPGTGTPEPGGFTAREALTILDGLEGINLVGADVVEVAPAYDSNGDITVITAASVVDSFIGLMTVE; encoded by the coding sequence ATGAGGCTTTCATACTTGTGGACAGCTTTGACGTGTTCAGCAATTGCTGAAGGTAGATACGCAGGTCATGAAGAATCGTTTTGGGTGAACAAGGAAGATGATCTGAGATTGAATGATGTTGGAAAGAATAGTGTTGCACCTTTTATTGACCAATTGTTTGGTGAGCTTTTGAAACCTCGATTAGATTGCAATTCGGAGGATTTTGTGTCAGTAAGCAGTCAAATTGATGTCATGGAGGATGAAGATCCTGATTTTAAAGCACAATGTGGATTTTTCAACGAAAATCCAGTTGTACTGCCATTAGACACATACATGAAGGacttattcttcttcagtgGGATTGTCACGTTTGCGCATTTGCCTGCGGTTAAATGTTTTGCTGAAGACGAGCTAAATGCAGATATTGTAATTGTCGGGGCACCCTTCGATACTGCTACAACTTATCGCCCAGGAGCTAGATTTGGCCCTAATGGAATCAGGCAGGGTAGTCGCAGGATAGGTTCAGGTATCTCTCCAGTGAGAGGCTTCCCAGGCTCAAAGTTACGGCTCTTGAATCCTTATAATTCTTCATACAAGATTGCCGATTGTGGTGACATTCCCATGACTCCCTTTGACAATAGGGTAGCCCTCAATCAGCTGTACAGGGGTCAGAGAAAGATACACAATCACCCGAGTCTTAAAGAGCCCGAAAAGCCTCCAAGAATCATCACACTAGGAGGCGATCATACTATCACGTTGATGGCTCTGAGGTCTGCGTATGAGAAATTTGGTCCATTGGCTGTTGTTCATTTCGATTCACACATTGATAGCTGGTCTCCGGATGTCTTAGGTGGCGGTGTTTCCAAGAGGGCACGCTTAAACCATGGTACGTTTTTACATTATGCTCACGAAAAAGGCTATCTTGCAAACAATAGTGCTATCCATGTTGGGATCAGGGGTCCTTATATTGATTCTCATGATGATTTACACGACCGTGAATGTggatttgagaaaattgtTTCCAGGGATATCGACATCATAGGTATCCGAGGCGTGGTCGATcagatcaagaaaagaattggcGACTTGCCAGTATATATAACATTTGATATCGATGTCTTGGATATTGCATCTGCTCCTGGAACAGGTACTCCAGAACCAGGTGGATTCACAGCAAGAGAAGCTTTAACCATTTTGGATGGATTGGAGGGGATTAATCTTGTTGGCGCCGATGTCGTAGAGGTTGCGCCAGCATATGATTCCAACGGTGATATCACTGTAATCACAGCGGCTAGTGTAGTTGATTCCTTCATCGGTTTGATGACTGTAGAATAA